From the Streptomyces pluripotens genome, one window contains:
- a CDS encoding class I adenylate-forming enzyme family protein, with product MPLNEQLDWVDRVLLAGADDTPCLSLDEPLTRGTLRDRVAHRRCELDAVGLVPGTTVALRMPPGLDLVTTLLAVWGGGGQALLLDHRLTDAEVARARELLRPQLLVAPGSHLPRDLRDPPRDSTALAAVPLADGRPAATAHCVVQLSSGSTGYPKAIARTAADLERELDCYARLPEYPAEGHRIVLLSSLVHVLGLVGGLLHSLHAGAELVVPARITPLAVLDAVARRDAPTTVLGVPFHAELLAGRADPPRPPGLQRMIVAGEPTRPGLAQAFTERYGVPLGTMYGMTETGVIATDLTGRHHPWLAPVHGMRPTLAEGELHLAMPASPYLGRTAPERWSDGLLHTRDAASIDPATGRLAVHGRRDSQVSIGGLKVDLTEVEQTLTALPGVHEAVVLFTEGAIEAYVAGPGSDPDRVRELLAARLAGYKLPRRLTALPALPRTTTGKLRRSPETLRAHAAAL from the coding sequence TTGCCTCTCAACGAACAGCTGGACTGGGTGGACCGGGTACTGCTCGCCGGTGCTGACGACACCCCTTGCCTCTCCCTCGACGAGCCGCTGACCCGAGGCACCCTGCGCGACCGGGTCGCCCACCGGCGCTGCGAACTCGACGCCGTCGGACTCGTTCCCGGTACCACCGTGGCGCTCCGCATGCCGCCGGGCCTCGACTTGGTCACCACCCTGCTCGCCGTGTGGGGTGGCGGTGGCCAGGCCCTGCTCCTTGACCACCGCCTCACCGACGCCGAGGTGGCCCGGGCCCGCGAACTGCTGCGGCCCCAACTGCTCGTTGCCCCCGGCAGCCATCTGCCGCGGGACCTGCGCGATCCGCCCCGAGACAGCACGGCGCTCGCCGCGGTCCCGCTGGCCGACGGGCGCCCCGCCGCCACCGCGCACTGCGTCGTCCAGCTGAGCTCGGGATCGACCGGATACCCCAAGGCCATCGCCCGCACCGCTGCCGACCTGGAACGCGAACTCGACTGCTACGCCCGGCTCCCCGAGTACCCCGCCGAAGGGCACCGGATCGTCCTGCTGTCCTCGCTCGTCCACGTCCTCGGTCTCGTCGGCGGTCTGCTGCACAGCCTGCACGCCGGCGCCGAACTCGTGGTCCCCGCCCGGATCACACCACTCGCCGTCCTCGACGCCGTTGCCCGCCGGGACGCACCGACCACCGTGCTGGGCGTGCCCTTCCACGCCGAGCTCCTCGCCGGCCGTGCGGACCCGCCCCGGCCACCCGGGCTCCAGCGCATGATCGTGGCCGGGGAACCCACCCGCCCTGGTCTGGCGCAGGCCTTCACCGAGCGCTACGGAGTGCCCCTGGGCACCATGTACGGCATGACCGAGACCGGGGTCATCGCCACCGATCTCACCGGCCGTCACCACCCCTGGCTGGCCCCCGTACACGGCATGCGCCCCACCCTGGCGGAAGGGGAGCTTCACCTCGCCATGCCGGCCTCGCCCTACCTGGGCCGCACCGCACCAGAGCGGTGGTCCGACGGGCTCCTGCACACCCGCGACGCCGCGTCGATCGATCCCGCCACGGGACGCCTGGCCGTCCACGGACGCCGCGACTCCCAGGTGTCGATCGGCGGCCTGAAGGTCGACCTCACGGAGGTCGAACAGACCCTGACCGCCCTGCCCGGCGTGCACGAGGCCGTCGTCCTGTTCACCGAGGGGGCCATCGAGGCCTATGTCGCCGGCCCCGGCAGCGACCCCGACAGGGTGCGGGAACTGCTGGCCGCCCGGCTCGCCGGATACAAACTGCCGCGTCGGCTCACCGCACTGCCGGCGCTGCCCCGCACCACCACCGGGAAGCTGCGACGCAGTCCGGAAACCCTGCGCGCCCACGCCGCCGCCCTCTGA
- a CDS encoding phosphopantetheine-binding protein: protein MHEKIRTFVVSALAAMNYDVSDVTGDTDLGPAGLDLESLALADLAVQVEEEFAIRFELDDMESTALMTLDEFTSEVAGRIARNGQVASAS, encoded by the coding sequence ATGCACGAAAAGATCCGCACCTTCGTCGTCTCCGCCCTGGCGGCGATGAACTACGACGTCTCCGACGTCACCGGAGACACCGACCTGGGTCCCGCGGGCCTGGACCTCGAATCCCTCGCCCTCGCCGACCTGGCGGTACAGGTCGAAGAGGAGTTCGCGATCCGCTTCGAGCTCGACGACATGGAGAGCACCGCCCTGATGACCCTGGACGAGTTCACCTCCGAGGTCGCCGGGCGCATCGCCAGAAACGGCCAGGTCGCGAGCGCCTCATGA
- a CDS encoding beta-ketoacyl synthase N-terminal-like domain-containing protein, with protein sequence MTRVQITGLAVRSAAGEGLAPLHRRTVAGRALFRPLDRFPRSGPPAAVLDGDPDLGTALAEVVDQARADAGYPPDAPLFLALHADRRTATVVRTVDPAARVYTGACVAASTALIDAASAIAAGRHRQIVVAAGYLVEPRTYALFEAGRALARDGAARPFSRARSGLLLGDALVAVVLEDARSATARGARSHARLAGWGRAGDAHHVCRPDPDGAGLARAARTALGRAALRPEHLDYVNANGAGSALSDRSEAAALHTLFGPPRPGRRRPPRPPIGATKSVHGHALEASALLELAVTVAALHPPDGGDASDRLPATAGWLGLDEDCGIRPLHPDDPAPDRPPRCALTLNAAFGGANTALVVAV encoded by the coding sequence ATGACCAGGGTCCAGATCACCGGGCTGGCGGTCCGCAGCGCGGCCGGAGAGGGCCTCGCCCCCCTGCACCGCCGGACGGTGGCCGGCCGCGCGCTGTTCCGACCCCTCGACCGCTTCCCCCGGTCCGGCCCGCCGGCCGCCGTGCTCGACGGCGACCCCGACCTGGGGACGGCACTGGCGGAGGTGGTCGACCAGGCTCGCGCCGACGCCGGCTACCCCCCGGACGCCCCGCTGTTCCTCGCCCTTCACGCCGACCGCCGCACCGCTACCGTGGTGCGGACCGTCGACCCCGCGGCCCGCGTCTACACCGGCGCCTGTGTGGCCGCCTCCACCGCCCTGATCGACGCCGCCTCGGCCATCGCGGCCGGGCGCCACCGCCAGATCGTCGTCGCCGCCGGATACCTGGTGGAGCCGCGGACCTACGCCCTGTTCGAAGCCGGCCGGGCGCTCGCACGTGACGGCGCGGCCCGACCGTTCAGCCGCGCCCGCAGCGGACTGCTGCTCGGTGACGCGCTGGTGGCGGTGGTCCTGGAGGACGCGCGGTCCGCCACGGCACGCGGCGCCCGTTCCCATGCCCGCCTGGCCGGTTGGGGACGGGCGGGAGACGCCCACCACGTCTGCCGGCCCGATCCCGATGGCGCCGGCCTGGCCCGCGCGGCCCGCACCGCCCTCGGCCGCGCCGCACTTCGCCCCGAACACCTCGACTACGTCAACGCCAACGGCGCCGGCTCCGCGCTCAGCGACCGGTCCGAGGCCGCTGCGCTGCACACGCTCTTCGGCCCGCCCCGCCCCGGTCGCCGCCGCCCCCCCCGCCCACCGATCGGCGCCACCAAATCCGTCCATGGCCACGCCCTGGAGGCATCCGCGCTGCTTGAACTCGCCGTCACCGTCGCCGCACTCCACCCCCCGGACGGCGGCGACGCGTCGGACCGGCTGCCTGCCACCGCAGGCTGGCTCGGCCTCGACGAGGACTGCGGCATCCGGCCCCTGCACCCCGACGACCCGGCTCCCGACCGCCCGCCGCGGTGCGCTCTCACCCTGAACGCTGCATTCGGCGGAGCCAACACCGCGCTGGTGGTCGCCGTATGA